A single Aspergillus chevalieri M1 DNA, chromosome 3, nearly complete sequence DNA region contains:
- a CDS encoding putative GPI anchored protein (COG:S;~EggNog:ENOG410Q206;~SECRETED:SignalP(1-23)), whose product MHFKTTLLVTLSALAVAQQSSQAVGNPATGYLEQTNSGGAITGQPEAATSQQAAATSQPSVVTSQEAAASTPAGASSGLIPSQTSGQSTLVTSTGASSSAGASSTATLTSTATKSTSSSGDDDSSSSSSSSSSGSASSSTADGAAAVPTAGSVGLTVGLAGAALAALL is encoded by the exons ATGCACTTCAAGACCACCCTCCTCGTTACCCTCTCGGCTCTTGCTGTTGCCCAGCAGTCTTCCCAGGCAGTG GGAAACCCCGCCACTGGCTACCTCGAACAGACCAACTCCGGCGGCGCCATCACTGGCCAGCCTGAAGCCGCGACCTCGCAGCAAGCTGCTGCCACGTCGCAGCCCTCCGTCGTCACCTCTCAGGAGGCCGCAGCCTCTACCCCCGCCGGTGCCTCGTCGGGCCTCATCCCCTCCCAGACCTCCGGACAGTCGACCCTGGTCACTTCCACCGGTGCCTCGTCCTCCGCTGGTGCTTCCTCGACTGCTACCTTGACCTCTACCGCTACCAAATCCACCTCTTCTTCGGGCGATGATGActcttcgtcctcgtcctcctcgtctaGCTCCGGCTCGGCTAGCTCGTCTACCGCCGATGGTGCTGCCGCCGTTCCTACTGCGGGCTCTGTTGGGTTGACCGTTGGTCTGGCTGGTGCTGCTTTGGCTGCTTTACTGTAA